A stretch of Microbulbifer bruguierae DNA encodes these proteins:
- a CDS encoding TIGR04211 family SH3 domain-containing protein: MNRFLNTLAAALIALGTTHAQAITSDRYITDELHVPMRSGQGNEFRILHRGLPSGTKLTLLQDSPDTGWAQVRTPGGEEGWVRRQYLESEPVAKIKLAQAEERLEHIESLQGNLGGEVRRLETANSELTAALATAQERAETLAKELKELKTLSADAVALNQRHQKLLNQHELLKQKQAMDQAEIQRLSSSETQKWYMYGAISVLMGAILAMVAPHFRPRKRHSEWAN, translated from the coding sequence ATGAACAGATTCCTGAATACCCTTGCCGCCGCCCTGATCGCACTGGGCACCACCCACGCCCAGGCCATCACCTCCGATCGCTACATCACGGACGAGCTACACGTACCCATGCGCTCCGGCCAGGGAAATGAATTCCGCATCCTGCATCGCGGCCTCCCCAGCGGCACCAAACTGACCCTGCTGCAGGACTCCCCGGATACCGGATGGGCGCAGGTGCGCACACCCGGTGGCGAGGAAGGCTGGGTACGTCGTCAGTATCTGGAGAGCGAACCGGTTGCGAAAATCAAACTGGCACAGGCGGAAGAGCGCCTCGAACACATCGAAAGCCTGCAGGGAAATCTCGGTGGCGAAGTGCGCCGGCTGGAAACCGCGAACAGTGAACTGACCGCCGCGCTGGCCACTGCGCAGGAGCGCGCCGAAACCCTGGCGAAAGAGCTGAAAGAACTGAAGACCCTTTCTGCAGATGCCGTTGCGCTGAACCAGCGTCACCAGAAGCTGCTCAATCAGCACGAACTGCTGAAACAAAAGCAGGCCATGGACCAGGCGGAAATCCAGCGCCTCTCCAGCAGCGAAACCCAGAAGTGGTATATGTACGGCGCCATTTCCGTATTGATGGGCGCAATTCTGGCGATGGTTGCCCCGCACTTCCGCCCGCGCAAACGCCATTCCGAGTGGGCCAATTAA
- a CDS encoding peptidylprolyl isomerase — protein MKRLPIFYSLCAAIFLCFANLAQAITNNPRVELQTDLGTIELVLYADKAPKTVENFLAYVDSGFYDGTIFHRVIPGFMAQGGGFTFDFQEKPTQDPVVNESANGLSNARGTIAMARTSEPDSATSQFFINLVDNSRLDGGADQPGYTVFGKVLLGMSVVQQIAAEPRGQHKAFRDAPNMAVRILKARRKDSEPETATGTGESEQ, from the coding sequence ATGAAACGCCTACCGATTTTTTATTCCCTTTGCGCCGCCATTTTTTTGTGTTTTGCCAATCTTGCGCAGGCCATTACCAACAATCCGCGGGTTGAGCTGCAAACCGATCTCGGCACTATTGAGCTGGTACTGTACGCCGACAAGGCGCCAAAAACCGTGGAAAACTTTCTCGCCTACGTGGACAGCGGCTTTTACGATGGCACCATCTTTCACCGGGTAATTCCTGGCTTTATGGCCCAGGGCGGCGGTTTCACCTTCGACTTTCAGGAAAAGCCCACGCAAGACCCGGTGGTAAACGAGTCTGCCAACGGCCTCTCCAACGCCCGCGGAACCATCGCCATGGCCCGCACCAGCGAACCCGACAGCGCCACCTCGCAATTCTTCATCAACCTGGTCGACAACAGTCGCCTGGATGGCGGCGCCGACCAGCCTGGCTACACCGTGTTTGGCAAGGTATTGCTCGGCATGAGTGTGGTACAGCAGATTGCCGCCGAACCCCGCGGCCAGCACAAGGCCTTCCGCGATGCCCCCAACATGGCAGTGCGTATACTGAAAGCCAGGCGCAAAGATTCTGAACCCGAAACAGCGACAGGCACCGGAGAAAGCGAGCAGTGA